A genomic window from Haliaeetus albicilla chromosome 10, bHalAlb1.1, whole genome shotgun sequence includes:
- the CEBPG gene encoding CCAAT/enhancer-binding protein gamma translates to MSKTSQQNTATDANGVSVIHTQAHTSGLQQVPQLVPVSPGGGGKAVPPSKQGKKNSFVDRNSDEYRQRRERNNMAVKKSRLKSKQKAQDTLQRVNQLKEENERLEAKIKLLTKELSVLKDLFLEHAHNLADNVQPVGTETTTTNPENNGQ, encoded by the coding sequence ATGAGCAAGACATCCCAACAGAACACCGCTACAGATGCGAACGGAGTAAGCGTGATTCACACCCAAGCACACACGAGTGGTTTGCAGCAGGTTCCCCAGCTGGTGCCCGTTAGTCCTGGTGGCGGAGGCAAAGCTGTGCCTCCGAgcaaacagggaaagaaaaattcctttgtGGATAGAAACAGCGATGAGTATCGTCAGCGCAGAGAGCGAAACAACATGGCAGTGAAAAAGAGCCGgttaaaaagcaagcagaaagcaCAAGACACGCTGCAAAGGGTCAACCAgctcaaagaagaaaatgaacgTTTAGAGGCAAAAATTAAGCTCCTGACCAAGGAGCTGAGCGTACTGAAAGACCTGTTCCTTGAGCACGCACACAATCTTGCAGACAATGTGCAACCTGTTGGCACTGAAACCACCACAACAAATCCAGAAAACAATGGACAGTAG